A single Cannabis sativa cultivar Pink pepper isolate KNU-18-1 chromosome 7, ASM2916894v1, whole genome shotgun sequence DNA region contains:
- the LOC115696787 gene encoding uncharacterized protein LOC115696787, with the protein MEEQLTRSENSAVPHSVTESAKRSLTHLEAVQTHFFDFLSLSSDPDVLSQMPPLQRAHALLLLAKTITTLFTLKLRCNGVDPDEHQVKSEVERLCLYQNKLEKFVGMSKAPIRPSTSLNFEAATRFIQHSLPDLSQEQKRSMIAIGKEKKKNKNKRKFESSEKRSVKTAAKEFLEKAALELLGSDNEGKIKGPLQLKKGSEDEDNSD; encoded by the coding sequence ATGGAAGAACAACTTACCAGAAGTGAAAACTCAGCAGTACCACACTCAGTAACAGAGTCAGCTAAGAGAAGTTTGACCCACCTAGAAGCTGTTCAAACCCACTTCTTCGATTTCTTATCTCTTTCCTCAGACCCAGATGTCCTTTCCCAAATGCCTCCATTGCAACGCGCCCACGCGCTGCTCTTGTTAGCAAAAACCATCACAACCCTATTCACTTTGAAATTGAGGTGTAATGGAGTTGACCCAGATGAGCATCAAGTCAAATCAGAGGTTGAGAGGTTGTGTTTGTATCAGAACAAATTAGAAAAGTTTGTTGGGATGAGTAAAGCCCCAATTAGACCTTCAACAAGTTTGAATTTTGAGGCTGCAACTCGTTTTATTCAACATTCTTTGCCTGATCTTAGTCAAGAACAGAAGAGGAGTATGATAGCTATTgggaaagagaagaagaagaataagaatAAGAGAAAGTTTGAATCAAGTGAGAAGAGATCTGTTAAGACTGCTGCTAAGGAGTTTTTAGAAAAAGCAGCTTTGGAGCTTCTTGGTAGTGATAATGAAGGCAAAATCAAGGGGCCTTTGCAGTTGAAAAAGGGTTCTGAAGATGAAGATAATTCAGATTGA
- the LOC115696786 gene encoding probable polygalacturonase At3g15720, which yields MDPKISYLIILVLFGMIFSSRCYGQNIYNVLDFGATGNGTNDDSQAVLMAWKKACGSTSGTSVMKFQAGIKYHLKPMLFEGPCLPKNIIIQMDGYVVAPSNISEWEGYERGSWLHFLNVNGLIVTGNGIFDGYGDIWWNIAKHGGGVQAPAGLGFHHCNNLKLNGFASKNSPNKHITIQGCIGVTISNVHILAPKTSPNTDGIMISYSSQLNIHDCFIATGDDCISIKSGSSYINITHIACGPGHGISVGSLGVGTTPSTVEHVHVKNCTFKGTLNGARIKTWNSGVGYARNITFEHITLLNSENPIIIDQDYAYLEGSSIKISDVTYRGFVGTSLSEEAITLDCAKLGCSGIVMDSVNLISALPGKNVTSFCKNADGRLISTYPNVPCLNKE from the exons ATG GACCCTAAAATAAGCTACTTAataattttagtattatttggTATGATTTTCTCATCAAGAtgttatggccaaaatatatACAATGTGCTTGATTTTGGAGCCACTGGAAATGGCACAAATGATGATTCACAA GCTGTGTTAATGGCTTGGAAAAAGGCATGTGGAAGCACATCAGGGACATCAGTTATGAAATTCCAAGCTGGAATAAAATACCATCTTAAACCTATGTTATTTGAAGGTCCTTGCCTCcccaaaaatattataattcag ATGGATGGATATGTGGTGGCACCATCAAATATTTCAGAGTGGGAAGGATATGAGCGTGGAAGTTGGCTTCATTTCTTAAACGTTAATGGTCTCATTGTTACTGGAAATGGCATTTTTGATGGTTATGGAGATATTTGGTGGAACATTGCCAAACAT ggaGGTGGTGTCCAAGCACCTGCG GGTTTAGGATTTCACCATTGTAACAATCTTAAATTAAATGGATTTGCTTCTAAGAACAGTCCAAACAAACACATCACCATTCAAGGTTGCATTGGAGTGACTATCTCTAATGTTCATATATTAGCACCTAAAACCAGTCCCAACACTGATGGAATCATGATCTCTTACTCTTCTCAACTTAATATACATGATTGTTTTATTGCTACTG gTGATGACTGTATTTCTATTAAGAGTGGCTCCTCTTACATCAATATAACACATATAGCATGTGGACCAGGTCATGGTATAAG TGTGGGAAGCTTAGGAGTTGGAACAACCCCTAGCACGGTGGAACATGTGCATGTTAAAAATTGCACATTTAAGGGAACTTTAAATGGTGCTCGAATCAAAACATGGAAT TCGGGAGTTGGATATGCAAGAAACATCACATTTGAGCACATAACACTCCTAAATTCCGAAAATCCAATCATCATTGATCAAGACTATGCCTACTTGGAG GGTAGTTCGATCAAAATAAGTGATGTAACTTATAGAGGGTTTGTGGGAACATCACTAAGTGAGGAGGCAATCACATTGGATTGTGCCAAGTTGGGTTGCAGTGGCATAGTAATGGACAGTGTTAATTTGATTTCAGCCTTGCCGGGGAAGAATGTGACGTCGTTTTGTAAAAATGCAGATGGAAGACTCATTTCTACTTACCCTAATGTTCCTTGTCTAAACAAAGAATAA